In Sorghum bicolor cultivar BTx623 chromosome 8, Sorghum_bicolor_NCBIv3, whole genome shotgun sequence, one genomic interval encodes:
- the LOC8068078 gene encoding probable glycerol-3-phosphate acyltransferase 3 gives MHSHLAIITKWCRCMCNSSYLGLPISMASKILPAVSELFPALVRAGGGTTTARRPPPPPAARSSPSPTTVHRHAPPPAARLAGGSGTTTTTLVVDVDGALLLSRSLFPYFMLVALEAGSFLRGLVLLLLYPAIRCLGAGDLAVRAMAAVAFCGLRAPTFRAGRAVLPRWLLEDVAAEALDAARRGVVADPDTARVVWASAMPRVMVEPFLREYLQLQVPAAAAVAAREMKTAWGFYTGLMEGDEDCKAMAAALMTASSARDGVGGDVVVGFSGAGSVEFLSSPLASICKEVYVVSPAEQSKWRRLARRDYPTPLVFHDGRLAFLPTPVSTVAMFTWLPLGAALSVVRLAISLALPYRVATALHAATGQSWRLRGAPPPLRNGGGSSSGQLYACNHRTLIDPVYVSMALDRPVRAVSYSLSRVSDLLSPIGATVRLARDRARDGAAMGSLLDRGDSVVVCPEGTTCREPYLLRFSPLFAELGGDAGVVPVALAAETAMFYGTTAGGWKAVDPFYYLANPRMCYTVQFLDRVDTADVMTTTGGDGKGRNQAASAVDVANRVQRLIAEALGYECTMLTRKDKYLMLVGNDGAVAAAPRRRVVANKK, from the exons atgcatagtcATTTAGCTATCATCACGAAGTGGTGCAGGTGCATGTGCAATAGCAGCTACCTAGGCCTCCCCATCTCCATGGCGTCAAAGATCCTGCCAGCGGTTAGCGAGCTCTTTCCCGCGCTCGTCCGGGCCGGCGGCGGCACAACCACTGCTCGccggccaccgccaccaccagccGCACGCAGCAGCCCATCGCCCACCACCGTCCACAGGCACGCCCCTCCTCCCGCGGCACGGCTCGCCGGCGGCTCGGGGACAACGACAACGACGCTGGTGGTCGACGTCGACGGCGCCCTGCTCCTGTCGCGCTCCCTCTTCCCCTACTTCATGCTGGTCGCCCTCGAGGCCGGCAGCTTCCTCCGCGGCctcgtcctgctgctcctctaccCCGCCATCCGCTGCCTCGGCGCCGGCGACCTGGCCGTGCGCGCCATGGCCGCGGTCGCCTTCTGCGGCCTGCGCGCTCCAACGTTCCGCGCCGGCCGCGCCGTCCTCCCGCGGTGGCTCCTGGAGGACGTGGCGGCCGAGGCGCTCGACGCCGCGCGGCGTGGTGTCGTCGCCGACCCCGACACGGCAAGGGTGGTTTGGGCCAGCGCCATGCCGCGCGTCATGGTGGAACCCTTCCTCAGGGAGTACCTCCAGCTCCAGgtgccggccgccgccgccgtcgccgccaggGAGATGAAGACGGCCTGGGGTTTCTACACTGGCCTCATGGAGGGAGACGAAGACTGCAaggccatggcggcggcgctgaTGACGGCGTCGTCGGCACGGGacggcgtcggcggcgacgtCGTCGTGGGGTTCTCCGGTGCAGGCTCCGTCGAGTTCCTCTCCAGCCCTCTCGCGTCCATTTGCAAG GAGGTGTACGTGGTGAGCCCGGCGGAGCAGAGCAAGTGGCGGCGCCTGGCGCGGCGCGACTACCCGACGCCGCTCGTCTTCCACGACGGCCGCCTGGCGTTCCTGCCGACGCCGGTCAGCACGGTGGCCATGTTCACGTGGCTGCCGCTGGGCGCGGCGCTCTCCGTCGTCCGCCTCGCCATCTCGCTCGCGCTGCCGTACAGGGTCGCCACGGCGCTGCACGCCGCCACGGGCCAGTCGTGGCGCCTCCGCGGCGCTCCGCCGCCGCTGCGGAACGGCGGCGGTTCCTCCTCCGGTCAGCTGTACGCGTGCAACCACCGGACGCTGATCGACCCGGTGTACGTGTCCATGGCGCTGGACCGCCCCGTGCGGGCCGTGTCCTACAGCCTGAGCCGCGTGTCGGACCTGCTGTCGCCGATCGGCGCCACCGTGCGCCTGGCGAGGGACCGCGCCCGCGACGGCGCCGCCATGGGGAGCCTGCTGGACCGCGGCGACAGCGTGGTGGTGTGCCCCGAGGGCACCACCTGCAGGGAACCCTACCTGCTGCGCTTCAGCCCGCTGTTCGCCGAGCTCGGCGGGGACGCCGGCGTCGTGCCCGTGGCGCTGGCGGCCGAGACCGCCATGTTCTACGGCACCACGGCCGGCGGGTGGAAGGCCGTCGACCCATTCTACTACCTGGCCAACCCCAGGATGTGCTACACGGTGCAGTTCCTCGACAGGGTGGACACGGCGGACGTGATGACGACGACCGGCGGCGACGGGAAGGGGAGGAATCAGGCCGCCAGCGCCGTCGACGTGGCCAACCGCGTGCAGCGGCTCATCGCGGAGGCGCTCGGGTACGAGTGCACCATGCTCACCAGGAAGGACAAGTACCTCATGCTCGTCGGCAACGatggcgccgtcgccgccgcgccgcgccgccgcgttGTCGCCAATAAGAAGTAA
- the LOC8068847 gene encoding uncharacterized protein LOC8068847, with product MEATAVPRALSLLGPSLPPPRMRMNCLRVAIGGGVRRRGAVAVWAKKKRGKGGDGEAQERVDTHSFAPKAGEAAGLFPEAVLLRKKMVRDDGQVSPEFADADEEKLYDFLNIQLESDLNLKRMRHYEVVYLIHEDRVEEVENVVSKVQDFIREKKGRIWRVNNWGLRRLAYKIKKATHANYILMNFEIESRYINDFKTLLDKDERVIRHLVMKRDEAITEDCPPPPEFHTLRAQQYFDDEYEDEEEEEEDGDARREIESANYDEDDVEADDEPEIIYVDEADQDNYEDTRRRNRKLKVKKYMSEKVLR from the exons ATGGAGGCCACCGCGGTGCCGCGGGCTCTGTCCCTCCTCGGGCCATCGCTGCCGCCGCCTCGGATGCGTATGAACTGCTTGCGCGTAGCCATTGGAGGAGGTGTGAGGCGGAGGGGGGCCGTTGCAGTCTGGgcgaagaagaagagggggaaGGGCGGGGACGGTGAGGCGCAGGAGCGGGTGGACACGCACAGCTTTGCGCCCAAGGCGGGCGAGGCTGCCGGGCTGTTCCCCGAGGCCGTCCTGCTTAGAAAG AAAATGGTGAGAGACGATGGTCAAGTGTCACCAGAATTTGCTGATGCGGACGAAG AAAAGCTGTATGATTTTCTTAATATTCAGCTAGAGAGTGATTTAAATCTGAAAAGAA TGCGGCACTATGAAGTAGTTTATCTAATTCATGAGGACCGTGTTGAAGAAGTTGAAAATGTTGTATCAAAAGTACAAG ATTTTATCAGGGAGAAGAAAGGAAGGATATGGAGGGTTAACAATTGGGGGCTGCGCAGGCTTGCTTACAAAATAAAGAAAGCAACACATGCCAATTACATTTTAATGAACTTTGAGATAGAGTCAAGATACATCAATGACTTCAAGACCCTGCTAGACAAGGATGAAAGGGTCATCAGACATCTCGTTATGAAACGGGATGAGGCAATTACTGAAGACTGCCCTCCCCCACCAGAATTCCACACTCTGCGAGCTCAACAATATTTTGATGATGAATATGAAgatgaggaggaagaggaagaggatggGGATGCTAGGAGGGAGATAGAGTCTGCCAATTATGATGAGGATGATGTTGAAGCCGATGATGAGCCTGAAATTATTTATGTTGATGAAGCTGATCAGGATAATTACGAAGACACTAGAAGAAGGAACAGAAAGCTAAAGGTGAAGAAGTATATGTCAGAGAAGGTATTGAGGTAG